A window of Chryseobacterium sp. IHB B 17019 genomic DNA:
CTTCAAATCTTGAAAATAATGATAAGCCTACCATTGGATTTATTTCACATTATGATACTTCGCCGGATTTCAGTGGGGAAAATGTAAAACCACAGGTTTGGGAAAATTATGACGGAAGTGATTTGGTTTTAAATCAGACAACAGGATTTACTTTATCGCCTTCAAAATTTGAAAGTTTAAAGCAATATATCGGTCAGACTTTAATTACAACCGACGGAAATACACTTCTTGGAGCAGACGATAAGGCAGGTTGTGCAGAAATTGTAACGGCTGCAGAATACTTGATCGCTCATCCTGAAATAAAGCACGGAAGAATTGCCGTTGGATTTACTCCAGATGAGGAAATCGGAAGAGGTGCACATAAATTTGATGTGGCAAAATTTGGGGCGGAATTCGCTTATACAATGGATGGAAGCGAGGTTGGAGAATTGGAATATGAGAACTTTAATGCTGCAGGTGCTGTCGTAAAAATCCACGGATTGAGTGTACACCCCGGTTATGCTTTTGGAAAAATGGTGAATGCTGGTCTTTTAGCTGCTGAATTTATTCAGCTGCTTCCGGCTAATGAAACTCCAGCTACCACGAAAGGTTTTGACGGATTTTATCATTTAATGGATCTTACCGCTGATATTTCTGAGGCTAAACTTCAATATATCATCCGCGATCATGACGCTGATAAATTTGAGGCAAGAAAGAAATTCATGGAAGAAAAAGTGGCTGAATTTAATCAAAAACACGGTGCAGGAACTGCCGAAGTCGAGATTAAAGAGCAATACCGCAACATGAAACAGCAATTTGAAGGTAAAATGCACATCATCGATCTTGCCGCAAAAGCAATGAAAGAAGCGGATATCGAACCTAAAATCAAAGCAATCAGAGGCGGAACAGACGGAGCGCAATTGTCATACATGGGACTTCCTTGTCCGAATATTTTTGCAGGAGGAATGAATTTCCACGGACCTTATGAATATGTGGCTTTAGAGAGCATGGAAAAGGCGGTTGAGGTGATTGTGAATATTGTGAAGGCGTAATGCTTTACTTATAAATTGAAAGCCAGCTGATTGAGCTGGCTTTTTTATTTGGCAGAGATTATTTTCTAACTTCAGCTCTTTCAAGCTTATTCCTGTTATCTTCCGCTCCGCAAAGTCTGTGACTTTGAGCTAATCATTATAATTATTATATTTCCAAAACTCATTTTTCTTAGTTACATCAATTACAGGATTATCTGCCAGTTCTACATCCAATAATCCATTTCCCAGAACATAATTACTTGCAGATGAATATAAATAATGATGTGCCTTATCTACCAGACCCGCCCTTATAGGATTTAAATAAATATAATTAAGCTTATCCCATAAAAAGGGCAAAGTATAGATTTCCTCCGCATGATTACCATACTGCCAGAATTGATAGGTTTTATTTCTGCTATGACTTTCTGTTGCTTTAGAAAATCTTTCCAGCATCCATTCTCGCCTACTTTCTGGTTCTGTTTGTATTTTCTCTAAATATTCTTTGATGTAAATTTTTTAAAATCTCTGATTAAATCTGACAGCTTACCTTCTTTTGATTGTATAATTAAATGAATATGATTACTCATTATGACATAGCCATACAGTATAAGACCTTTATGTTTTTTACAATAGTCTAGGGACTCAATTATTACATCTCTATAAACTTTTCTTGTGAAAACGTCTACCCAATCTACAACTGTAAAGGTTATAAAATGTGGCTTCTCCTGATCTCTTATAATGTATCCTTCTTTCATCTTTTTGTTTTTTACTATAAATGTAAAATTAATTTCCTTTTTAATGTAAAACCCGCTACAATTTAGTAGCGGTTTTTTTTAATTAATCTGGCTCAAAGTCACAGACTTTGCGCAGCGGGGGTTGTTAGTTATAAACATCCTTTCTTTCTAAGGAGTTCTTTTATCTCTTGATATTCTTTTGCAGAGTGGTCGGCTTCATCTACTATCCAGTCTTTCATATAAATATCTTTAGGATTCACTGCTCCGCCTTTTTTGTATAAAATCTTGCTACAATTTGCTCCCTGCTGTAAAAGATATAAAACAACATCGTAATTTTTGAATAAAGCAGCAGCAGATAGAGCATCTTCTCCATTCGGATTAGTATAATTTATGTTAGCCCCATTTCCAATAAGTAGCTTTACTAACTCCAAATTATTTCGATTAGATGCTGCTATTAGTGGAGTAGCGTAGGTTTTTTGTTCTTCCTTTCCACTATTACATTCAACATAATTAACATTTGCCTTGTATTTAATCAGCTCTTCTGCATACTTAGTTTTATCATCAAAAGATAGAGCTATTTCAATTAATGGTGTTGTGCAATGTAAAGAATCGGCAATGTTAGGATTAGCTCCTAACCTCAAGAGTTCTTTAAAAGCTTTGTAATTATTATTATAAGAACTTAAGTGTAAAAGGGTTTTCCCATATAGAGTTTCTTGATAGTTTAATATTCTAGGATTCTTTTTCACTTCTTCATCGATTTTATCTACATCATCATCCCAGACTGCTTTTGTCAGTTCCCAAGCCGGAGTATCCTGAAACAATCTATAATCCGCACCCAGAAGTTTATTCTTATCTGCCTTTTTATTCCTGTCTATCTTGCTACAAGCCACTGCCATTAATAACAATGAAAATAGTATTATAATTCTTTTCATATTATTTTTTGTATTTATCAGGGTTAATACCTAAATGCTTCACCATATGATCCATGCTGTGTCCATTAAATATGGCCCCTGCTGTTCTTGGAGTAATATAGTGTTTTTTTCCGTTTACATCCGGCATAATTAAACCTGCGGATGTAAGGCTATTCTGTAGTTTGTTAAGAGGATCTGTTCTCATAATATAAGCATCAATAAGCCCTTCAGTTCTGAAGGCTGCAGTAAAGCCTCCAAAAAAGCCTTTCATATCTGAGTTACTAAACCCGTTCAGATACTTTGTAGACATACCTACGCCTGCAGCATTGAAGGTAACAGCTGATCTACGGGTAAGATTAGAATTAAGTGCCGCTAAACCGCCCCCTAATGAATGTCCCGTATAGGTAAGCTCTATATCACCTAATTGGTTAGAAATTGCAGTAGCATTTTGAGCTGATAAAGAATATTGGCTTGATGCGCCCAATGGTTGCACTAAATCCGCTACACCATCCTTTTCTATATCTTCTGTCCCTGCTGTGGCATAAGCATATTCCGT
This region includes:
- the pepT gene encoding peptidase T is translated as MSAIEFNQLWKEKLLNRFLSYVKIYSTSDAESEATPSTPQQWDIAKYIVEELKTIGLEDVSIDDNGYIMGYVPSNLENNDKPTIGFISHYDTSPDFSGENVKPQVWENYDGSDLVLNQTTGFTLSPSKFESLKQYIGQTLITTDGNTLLGADDKAGCAEIVTAAEYLIAHPEIKHGRIAVGFTPDEEIGRGAHKFDVAKFGAEFAYTMDGSEVGELEYENFNAAGAVVKIHGLSVHPGYAFGKMVNAGLLAAEFIQLLPANETPATTKGFDGFYHLMDLTADISEAKLQYIIRDHDADKFEARKKFMEEKVAEFNQKHGAGTAEVEIKEQYRNMKQQFEGKMHIIDLAAKAMKEADIEPKIKAIRGGTDGAQLSYMGLPCPNIFAGGMNFHGPYEYVALESMEKAVEVIVNIVKA
- a CDS encoding transposase, giving the protein MKEGYIIRDQEKPHFITFTVVDWVDVFTRKVYRDVIIESLDYCKKHKGLILYGYVIMSNHIHLIIQSKEGKLSDLIRDFKKFTSKNI
- a CDS encoding ankyrin repeat domain-containing protein, which codes for MKRIIILFSLLLMAVACSKIDRNKKADKNKLLGADYRLFQDTPAWELTKAVWDDDVDKIDEEVKKNPRILNYQETLYGKTLLHLSSYNNNYKAFKELLRLGANPNIADSLHCTTPLIEIALSFDDKTKYAEELIKYKANVNYVECNSGKEEQKTYATPLIAASNRNNLELVKLLIGNGANINYTNPNGEDALSAAALFKNYDVVLYLLQQGANCSKILYKKGGAVNPKDIYMKDWIVDEADHSAKEYQEIKELLRKKGCL